The Palaeococcus ferrophilus DSM 13482 genome includes a window with the following:
- a CDS encoding ABC transporter permease — MVGVERVLGAFGEHLVLTYASLFLSIAVGIPLAILSLRSKRLASFITGFANLVQAIPSFAVVAIVVPLLGIGFTPAVFAIFLRALLPIVKNTYVGLSDVDEAMVEAARGIGLTEWQIVRHVRFPHAYPAMFAGIKFAAVLANSIAILTAIIGSGGLGSLVFEGLASFNTDKILAGSIPAILMAVFIDLSFSYLERRFTPEGIGGV; from the coding sequence ATGGTAGGCGTTGAGAGGGTTCTGGGGGCCTTTGGCGAGCACCTCGTTTTGACATACGCCTCGCTTTTTCTCAGCATAGCGGTGGGAATACCTCTAGCTATACTCTCACTCAGGAGCAAAAGGCTGGCATCGTTTATAACCGGCTTCGCCAACCTCGTGCAGGCCATACCTAGCTTCGCGGTTGTTGCCATAGTGGTTCCCCTCCTCGGGATCGGCTTCACTCCCGCCGTCTTTGCTATATTCCTCAGGGCGCTTCTCCCAATAGTCAAGAACACCTACGTTGGCCTGAGCGATGTGGATGAGGCGATGGTTGAGGCTGCCCGGGGAATCGGTCTTACCGAGTGGCAGATAGTAAGGCACGTCCGGTTCCCCCACGCCTATCCGGCAATGTTCGCGGGAATAAAGTTCGCGGCGGTTCTGGCCAACTCGATAGCGATATTGACAGCTATAATCGGCTCCGGGGGACTGGGGAGTCTGGTCTTTGAAGGCCTGGCGAGTTTCAACACGGATAAAATCCTCGCCGGCTCAATCCCGGCCATATTGATGGCGGTGTTCATTGACCTGAGCTTCTCCTATCTGGAGAGGCGCTTCACTCCGGAAGGCATAGGAGGTGTGTGA
- a CDS encoding glycine betaine ABC transporter substrate-binding protein has translation MKVVVGAKPFNEQIILAHIIGKLLRRAGFEYEVRVSEPKLEANLEALDRGEIDLYVEYTGTAYNALLKLPPMEEWNAESVFEAVKEGFREKDIEIISRLGFRNDFALAVKKELAEREGLRSISDLTRISKNLVFACPGPYVERPDGLPRLRAVYGLEFKEVRPMMPDEMYTALVEGRTDVITAFTTDPRVDHYPVYLLEDDKKALPPYEAIIVAKNLPKEAKIVLRGLEGKITTERIRRANHLVEFEGKNGEDAAREFLKVPL, from the coding sequence GTGAAGGTTGTTGTGGGGGCAAAACCCTTCAACGAGCAGATAATCCTCGCCCACATAATTGGAAAGCTCCTCCGGAGGGCGGGGTTTGAGTACGAAGTCAGGGTGAGCGAACCAAAGCTGGAGGCAAACCTCGAGGCCCTTGACAGGGGGGAGATAGACCTCTACGTCGAGTACACCGGAACGGCATACAACGCCCTTCTCAAGCTTCCTCCCATGGAAGAGTGGAACGCGGAGAGCGTGTTTGAGGCGGTTAAGGAAGGGTTCAGGGAGAAGGACATAGAAATAATCTCGAGGCTCGGCTTCAGGAACGACTTCGCACTCGCGGTAAAGAAAGAGCTGGCGGAGAGGGAAGGGCTCAGAAGCATAAGCGATCTCACGAGAATCTCGAAAAACCTTGTCTTCGCATGCCCCGGCCCTTACGTCGAGAGGCCCGACGGCCTGCCAAGGCTCAGGGCGGTCTATGGCCTGGAGTTCAAGGAAGTCAGACCGATGATGCCCGATGAAATGTACACCGCTCTCGTGGAGGGCAGGACTGATGTGATAACGGCCTTTACCACCGACCCCAGAGTGGATCACTATCCCGTTTACCTCCTTGAGGACGATAAAAAGGCCCTGCCGCCCTACGAGGCAATAATTGTTGCAAAGAACCTCCCAAAAGAGGCCAAAATCGTCCTCAGGGGGTTAGAAGGGAAAATAACAACGGAGAGAATTAGGCGGGCCAACCATCTGGTCGAGTTCGAAGGGAAAAATGGGGAAGATGCAGCCAGGGAGTTCCTAAAGGTGCCTTTGTGA
- a CDS encoding ferritin family protein produces the protein MSEPLVKKAYETEKEAASSYTDGLGRLRGQGLRYTGVEKVVARIAVDTIIHKHLMKAILDAQKEIEKLGGEGPVEEVKEIELSTEQKLLVKRFAEMHLDIEKDMIETYQKMAENMTHPLFKGLAEALVKNEQEHHRLLAELIAKYKE, from the coding sequence ATGAGTGAACCTCTTGTTAAAAAGGCCTATGAAACCGAGAAGGAGGCCGCCTCCAGTTACACCGATGGCCTCGGAAGGCTCCGCGGGCAGGGGCTCAGGTATACCGGCGTTGAGAAGGTCGTGGCCAGGATAGCCGTTGACACTATAATACACAAACACTTAATGAAGGCCATCCTAGATGCCCAGAAGGAAATAGAAAAACTTGGTGGTGAGGGTCCTGTTGAGGAGGTCAAGGAGATAGAGCTCTCCACGGAGCAGAAACTGCTCGTCAAGCGCTTCGCGGAGATGCACTTAGACATTGAGAAGGACATGATAGAAACTTACCAGAAGATGGCCGAGAATATGACCCACCCGCTCTTCAAGGGGCTCGCTGAGGCGCTCGTGAAGAACGAGCAGGAGCACCACAGGCTCCTGGCGGAGCTCATCGCGAAGTACAAGGAGTAA
- a CDS encoding encapsulin, which translates to MLGLNPVSISREKPLSKEEIAQALRWAIEAELDAINFYEQFAQFIEDEKLKTVFLDVAREEKAHVGEFMALLLHLDSEQVGELKDGFEEVEEMTGIKTELSPGDPEAQASDYMKVLKEALMGAVERGRVLYNALPRTKMLGLQSYRVDVIEQKDGVRVVKQEYRPIPLLTKKFYVGLRELSDGSFDPAVAVKAGELLVKDEEALIVNELLSAGAKKVPLTDWVTTEEALDNLMGALQTAGESSSGPFALVINPKRYAKLLRVHEQGGKMLIEVLNKVFRGGIFVTPNVDENKVIVFANTPAVLDIVIGQGVDLKELGPEGEEVAFLASEALALRVKDPSAVVVLG; encoded by the coding sequence ATGCTGGGGTTAAACCCTGTTTCGATATCTAGAGAAAAACCCCTCTCCAAGGAAGAGATAGCACAGGCTCTCCGCTGGGCCATTGAGGCAGAACTTGACGCCATAAATTTCTACGAGCAGTTTGCGCAGTTTATAGAGGACGAGAAGCTTAAGACAGTTTTCTTGGATGTTGCCAGGGAGGAAAAAGCCCATGTGGGCGAGTTCATGGCACTGCTCCTTCACCTCGACTCAGAGCAGGTGGGGGAGCTTAAGGACGGTTTTGAAGAGGTAGAGGAGATGACCGGGATCAAGACTGAACTCTCCCCTGGAGACCCCGAGGCACAGGCCTCAGACTACATGAAGGTTCTCAAGGAGGCCCTCATGGGGGCCGTTGAAAGGGGAAGGGTTCTTTACAACGCACTACCCAGAACGAAGATGCTTGGCCTGCAGTCCTATAGGGTTGATGTGATAGAGCAGAAGGACGGCGTCAGGGTAGTAAAACAGGAGTACAGGCCGATACCACTCCTCACGAAGAAGTTCTACGTTGGTCTCAGGGAGCTCAGTGACGGCTCATTCGACCCTGCAGTTGCCGTCAAGGCGGGGGAGCTCCTCGTTAAGGATGAGGAAGCACTGATAGTGAATGAACTTCTCTCGGCAGGGGCCAAGAAGGTTCCGCTCACAGATTGGGTGACAACTGAGGAGGCACTGGACAACCTGATGGGGGCACTCCAAACTGCCGGAGAATCTTCTTCCGGGCCTTTCGCCCTTGTGATCAACCCCAAACGGTATGCAAAGCTGCTCAGAGTCCATGAGCAGGGAGGGAAAATGCTGATTGAAGTCCTAAACAAGGTGTTCCGTGGAGGGATCTTTGTAACGCCCAACGTGGACGAGAACAAGGTAATAGTTTTCGCAAACACTCCGGCGGTCCTTGATATCGTCATTGGACAGGGGGTGGACCTTAAGGAGCTTGGGCCGGAGGGAGAGGAGGTCGCCTTCTTGGCAAGTGAGGCCCTTGCCCTAAGGGTCAAAGATCCGAGTGCCGTCGTTGTCCTTGGGTGA
- the dps gene encoding DNA protection during starvation protein → MSEHNRRLVERAGIDVEKLLEMLLRAAAAEFTTYYYYTVLRNHAAGLEGETIKEIVEDARLEDRNHFEALVPRIYELGGELPRDIVDFSKMAWCHDAYLPEEPTVESILKVLLEAERCAVGVYTEICNYTLGKDPRTYDLALAILHEEIEHEAWFEELLTGKPSGHFRRSKPGESPYVSKFLR, encoded by the coding sequence ATGTCGGAACACAACAGGAGGCTCGTCGAGAGGGCGGGCATAGATGTGGAGAAGCTTCTGGAGATGCTGTTGAGGGCGGCGGCAGCGGAGTTTACGACCTATTATTACTACACCGTTCTGAGAAACCACGCGGCCGGTCTAGAAGGCGAGACGATAAAGGAGATAGTTGAGGACGCTCGTCTTGAAGACAGGAACCACTTCGAGGCCCTCGTTCCGAGGATATACGAACTCGGCGGGGAACTCCCAAGGGACATCGTGGACTTCTCGAAGATGGCCTGGTGCCACGATGCCTACCTTCCTGAGGAGCCGACCGTTGAGAGCATCCTTAAGGTTCTCCTTGAGGCGGAGCGCTGTGCCGTGGGAGTCTACACGGAGATATGCAACTACACCCTCGGCAAGGACCCAAGGACGTACGACCTCGCCCTGGCCATCCTCCACGAGGAGATAGAGCACGAGGCCTGGTTCGAGGAGCTCCTGACCGGGAAGCCGAGCGGCCACTTCAGGAGAAGCAAACCCGGGGAAAGCCCATATGTCTCAAAGTTCCTGAGGTGA
- a CDS encoding Fur family transcriptional regulator, giving the protein MWKEKAIELLKKRGYKLTPQRLKLIEVLGWIGEEHPSMSHLLERIREEFPTVSFSTLYSNLMTLKELGLVELFSVEGETRVEINTKPHINLITKDRVVDIEDPEIIETLKKKLGREVKLVNVLIE; this is encoded by the coding sequence ATGTGGAAAGAAAAAGCCATTGAACTGCTCAAGAAAAGGGGATACAAACTGACCCCCCAACGGTTGAAACTGATAGAGGTCCTTGGCTGGATTGGGGAGGAGCACCCCTCCATGAGCCACCTCCTTGAGAGGATAAGGGAGGAGTTCCCCACCGTGAGTTTCTCGACGCTTTACTCCAACCTTATGACGCTGAAAGAGCTCGGTCTCGTTGAACTTTTCTCCGTTGAGGGTGAGACGAGGGTCGAAATCAACACGAAGCCCCACATAAACCTTATCACAAAGGACAGAGTTGTTGACATCGAAGACCCAGAGATCATTGAGACACTGAAGAAGAAGCTGGGGAGAGAGGTGAAGTTGGTTAACGTGCTCATTGAATGA
- a CDS encoding ferritin family protein, with product MNELEALALALEVEKAELRFYIELAKKTKDERAKRMFLFLAGEEAEHWDIFEEKFAEKLVDKCELPAVNTEMLEELSPKYSGELSEVDAVKIGMEQEKRTWEFYEKAAKEAEHESIRRTFEELAKVEKAHYELLKAQYDSIMKTGIWMDYQDFSLEVE from the coding sequence ATGAACGAACTTGAGGCTTTGGCCCTGGCCCTGGAGGTTGAGAAGGCCGAGCTGAGGTTTTATATAGAGCTCGCAAAGAAGACCAAGGACGAGCGGGCAAAGAGGATGTTTCTCTTCCTTGCTGGGGAGGAGGCCGAGCACTGGGACATCTTTGAGGAAAAATTCGCCGAGAAGCTCGTGGATAAGTGCGAGCTCCCCGCGGTGAACACGGAGATGCTGGAGGAGCTGTCCCCCAAGTACAGCGGAGAGCTGAGCGAAGTTGATGCCGTGAAGATAGGCATGGAGCAGGAGAAGCGCACGTGGGAGTTCTATGAGAAGGCGGCAAAGGAAGCGGAGCACGAAAGTATTAGGAGAACCTTCGAGGAGCTGGCCAAGGTAGAAAAGGCCCATTACGAGCTCCTGAAGGCCCAGTACGACTCCATCATGAAGACGGGCATATGGATGGACTACCAGGACTTCAGCCTTGAGGTGGAGTAA
- a CDS encoding GNAT family N-acetyltransferase, giving the protein MRIERVERPLALKDELVKFVFRVYQGTDGAYPALEWVKEKPSTDDFDGFRKVYEPFLQFRLGEEFDELYVLRDEGGKILGVIALVYNLEGKDVWWVPEEIKGEKTGLIEFFMVEPAHKGKGYGSKLLNFAIERLKGLGKEAYIVTFPNLEAYSYYLKKGFAKVMDYREFVVLRFGEGQ; this is encoded by the coding sequence ATGAGGATTGAAAGGGTGGAGAGGCCTCTCGCTCTAAAGGATGAGCTCGTAAAGTTCGTCTTCCGTGTTTACCAGGGCACCGACGGGGCGTATCCCGCGCTCGAATGGGTGAAGGAGAAGCCCTCAACCGATGACTTCGATGGCTTCAGGAAAGTGTACGAACCCTTCCTCCAGTTCCGTCTTGGGGAGGAATTCGACGAGCTCTACGTTCTGAGGGACGAAGGTGGGAAAATTCTGGGCGTTATAGCTCTCGTCTACAATCTTGAGGGCAAGGACGTATGGTGGGTGCCGGAGGAGATAAAGGGTGAAAAAACGGGCCTCATAGAGTTCTTCATGGTGGAGCCGGCCCACAAGGGGAAGGGCTACGGGTCGAAGCTTTTGAACTTCGCCATCGAGAGGCTGAAGGGGCTCGGAAAGGAAGCGTACATAGTGACCTTCCCGAACCTTGAGGCTTATTCATATTATCTAAAGAAGGGCTTTGCAAAGGTCATGGACTACCGGGAGTTCGTGGTGTTGAGGTTCGGGGAGGGACAATAG
- a CDS encoding mechanosensitive ion channel family protein: protein MMALDATLPYVNITPVQVITALVVLAVGWITVKIVVGAFKRGLKKTKLPELVVEFLGRFLSALLYVAVILLAVRALGMAVGSVVLGLSAVIGLVLGFGMQDTLTNLAAGVWIAALRPFDKGEVISVSGQTGMVEAVGVMSTSLITPDNVLIMIPNRLVWGSPIINYTRMPVRRVDVDIGVAYGTDLDRAVKIAMDVMKNHPLVLDDPAPSVAITALADSSINLQLRPWAKTPDYWTVKGEITKAIYDAYNREGIEIPFPQMDVHVREMPR from the coding sequence ATGATGGCACTCGATGCCACACTCCCCTATGTGAATATAACACCAGTGCAGGTCATAACAGCACTGGTTGTTCTCGCCGTTGGCTGGATTACTGTGAAAATTGTTGTTGGGGCTTTTAAGAGGGGTCTCAAGAAGACGAAACTCCCGGAGCTGGTGGTCGAGTTCCTTGGAAGGTTTTTGAGCGCCCTGCTCTACGTTGCGGTGATACTCCTTGCCGTCAGGGCCCTGGGTATGGCCGTAGGCTCGGTGGTGCTGGGCCTCTCGGCAGTTATTGGTCTGGTCTTGGGCTTTGGAATGCAGGACACCCTCACAAACCTCGCCGCGGGAGTGTGGATCGCGGCGCTCAGGCCCTTTGACAAGGGGGAGGTCATCAGCGTAAGCGGCCAGACGGGGATGGTCGAGGCTGTTGGTGTTATGTCAACCTCGCTCATAACCCCCGACAACGTCCTTATCATGATTCCAAACAGACTCGTCTGGGGAAGTCCTATAATCAACTACACCAGAATGCCCGTAAGGCGGGTTGACGTTGACATAGGTGTAGCCTACGGCACCGATCTCGACAGGGCCGTGAAGATAGCCATGGACGTTATGAAGAACCACCCGCTCGTTCTCGACGACCCGGCACCGAGCGTGGCAATAACCGCCCTAGCGGACTCGTCAATAAACCTTCAGCTCAGGCCATGGGCGAAGACCCCGGACTACTGGACGGTAAAAGGGGAGATAACGAAGGCCATATACGACGCCTACAACAGGGAGGGCATAGAGATACCCTTCCCGCAGATGGACGTTCACGTAAGGGAAATGCCCCGGTGA
- a CDS encoding DOMON domain-containing protein gives MKRILGVTLLVLAIFVSGCIGGGETTTSPAQTEGSTTPQLSLGEWNADGVIGENEYAHGLSLADGKLTIYWRNGDTYLYMALKGQTSGWVAIGFEPTDKMKDADMVFGWVQDGNTVVIDAYSTGTYGPHPPDEKLGGSNDILEYAGKEENGYTVIEFKRKLNTGDQYDKAFTPGQKVGFIFAMADADDFTTKHNIARGYGELQLDG, from the coding sequence ATGAAGAGAATTTTGGGCGTGACCCTCTTGGTGCTGGCCATATTTGTGAGTGGATGCATCGGTGGTGGGGAAACAACGACATCCCCCGCTCAAACAGAGGGCTCCACAACTCCGCAGCTCTCGCTCGGGGAGTGGAATGCAGATGGCGTCATCGGGGAGAACGAGTACGCCCACGGGCTCTCCCTGGCGGATGGAAAGCTCACCATTTACTGGCGGAACGGCGATACCTACCTCTACATGGCCCTCAAGGGGCAGACGAGCGGATGGGTGGCCATAGGTTTTGAGCCCACCGACAAGATGAAAGATGCCGACATGGTCTTTGGGTGGGTTCAGGACGGGAATACCGTCGTGATTGATGCCTACTCCACCGGAACCTACGGACCCCATCCACCGGATGAGAAGCTCGGGGGGAGCAATGATATCCTTGAGTATGCCGGGAAAGAGGAGAATGGTTACACCGTGATAGAGTTCAAGAGGAAGCTCAACACCGGCGACCAGTACGATAAAGCATTCACACCCGGCCAGAAGGTTGGTTTTATCTTCGCAATGGCCGATGCCGACGACTTCACAACCAAGCACAACATAGCGAGGGGTTATGGAGAGTTACAGCTCGACGGGTGA
- a CDS encoding molybdopterin-dependent oxidoreductase, whose protein sequence is MRKLLFAFILIALLAGAVHLGGRKNTSQPPGPEEGEPSIEVTGLVERPYNMTYDELMTLPSKNVTADLYCVDNPKRPRKNGTWAGVPLKVLIEKAGPTGGASKVALYASDGYTTDLYLASVMRDDDIIVAYSFNGEPISPRLVVPGRWGYKWIKYIHKNRARQLQLPRDVGERRLPRRCLHRGAR, encoded by the coding sequence ATGCGCAAGTTGCTGTTTGCATTCATCTTAATTGCCCTTCTGGCAGGGGCGGTGCACCTTGGAGGGAGAAAAAACACGTCCCAACCTCCTGGGCCGGAAGAGGGAGAGCCCTCCATAGAGGTAACAGGTCTCGTCGAGAGACCCTACAACATGACCTACGACGAACTCATGACACTCCCCTCAAAGAACGTTACGGCCGACCTTTACTGCGTGGACAACCCCAAGAGGCCGAGAAAAAACGGCACGTGGGCGGGGGTTCCGTTAAAGGTGCTAATTGAGAAGGCCGGTCCCACGGGGGGTGCATCAAAGGTCGCCCTCTACGCGAGCGACGGCTACACCACCGACCTTTACCTCGCGAGTGTCATGCGGGACGATGACATAATAGTGGCATACTCCTTCAACGGTGAACCGATAAGCCCCAGACTTGTCGTCCCAGGAAGGTGGGGCTACAAATGGATAAAGTACATCCACAAAAATAGAGCTCGTCAACTACAACTTCCTCGGGACGTGGGAGAGCGCCGGCTACCCAGACGATGCCTACATCGAGGAGCTCGGTGA
- a CDS encoding ABC transporter ATP-binding protein, with protein MIIKAENLHKYFGPIKALRGVTVEVPEGLTLILGPNGGGKSTFLKVALGLYKPTKGSVRLLGKDPWKSPEARRNVGVAFDPGRFPKLTTGREWLEFIARGRGAGAGDVEEAARLFGIDEALDRIIEGYSSGMLKRLSLAQAFVGEPDVIFLDEPLANVDFESVAEIVEVIREWKARDRSFVIISHIWEPFENIADFGVVISGGKVYLAGPFEKIREEVEGIFRPPLMRG; from the coding sequence ATGATAATCAAGGCGGAGAACCTGCACAAGTACTTCGGGCCGATAAAGGCTCTTCGCGGGGTTACGGTTGAGGTTCCCGAAGGCTTAACCCTCATCCTCGGCCCCAACGGCGGCGGAAAGAGCACCTTCCTAAAGGTTGCCCTCGGCCTCTACAAACCCACGAAGGGCAGCGTGAGGCTCCTCGGAAAAGACCCCTGGAAAAGTCCCGAGGCGAGGAGGAACGTTGGCGTCGCCTTCGACCCCGGAAGGTTTCCAAAGCTGACCACGGGGAGGGAATGGCTTGAGTTCATAGCGAGGGGCAGGGGAGCCGGTGCGGGAGATGTGGAGGAAGCGGCGCGGCTCTTCGGCATTGATGAGGCTCTCGACAGGATAATAGAGGGCTACTCCTCCGGGATGCTGAAGCGCCTCTCTCTGGCCCAGGCCTTCGTTGGCGAACCTGACGTGATCTTCCTCGACGAGCCGCTGGCCAACGTGGACTTCGAGAGCGTTGCCGAGATAGTGGAGGTAATAAGGGAATGGAAGGCCAGAGACAGGAGCTTCGTCATAATAAGCCACATATGGGAGCCGTTCGAGAACATCGCCGATTTTGGAGTGGTCATCAGCGGCGGGAAGGTATACCTGGCGGGGCCTTTCGAGAAGATAAGGGAAGAGGTCGAGGGCATTTTCAGGCCGCCCTTAATGAGAGGTTGA
- a CDS encoding ABC transporter permease has protein sequence MREILRWELRSPLNLAMASGGAVLVGLVMKRYYMTWSASSHGVPSGVETLGSVFRDAFTGDVYLLLALLVPFLVTLAVRLERDEGVALSVYSLPFSRVRILLAKFLAAFLLLLIFVFSVHLLVFTLHFADTPKAVIEVLKVQTVPVAFFYISALLFMVSIAAVVAIASPNTYVSIFGGFVLLYLPEFVGADWFWLLKWRDALTNYKWATISLGMDPVFGREFLKVILLPALVLTVLYLIIGNWRDVR, from the coding sequence GTGAGGGAGATCCTCCGCTGGGAGCTCCGCTCCCCCCTGAACCTTGCGATGGCCTCAGGGGGCGCGGTTCTGGTGGGGCTGGTCATGAAGAGGTACTACATGACATGGAGTGCGAGCTCCCACGGGGTGCCCTCGGGGGTTGAGACTCTGGGCTCCGTTTTTCGCGACGCGTTCACCGGTGACGTCTACCTCCTCCTGGCTCTCCTCGTGCCCTTCCTCGTCACCTTGGCGGTGAGGCTCGAAAGGGACGAGGGGGTCGCGCTTTCCGTCTACTCCCTCCCGTTTTCGAGGGTTAGAATCCTCCTCGCCAAGTTCCTGGCGGCTTTCCTTCTTCTCCTCATCTTCGTCTTTTCCGTTCACCTGCTCGTGTTCACCCTCCACTTCGCGGACACTCCCAAAGCCGTCATCGAGGTGCTGAAGGTTCAGACGGTTCCAGTGGCCTTCTTCTACATCTCGGCCCTTCTCTTCATGGTCTCCATCGCGGCGGTGGTTGCCATAGCCTCACCCAACACCTACGTTTCAATCTTCGGCGGCTTCGTGCTCCTATACCTCCCCGAGTTCGTGGGGGCGGACTGGTTCTGGCTGCTTAAGTGGAGGGATGCACTGACCAACTACAAGTGGGCCACCATATCGCTCGGAATGGATCCGGTCTTTGGCCGGGAGTTCCTCAAGGTGATCCTCCTTCCGGCGCTGGTTCTCACGGTGCTCTACCTCATCATCGGCAACTGGAGGGACGTGAGATGA
- a CDS encoding ferritin-like domain-containing protein — protein MEVTDREVFEIAANAEIRAKEAYEKLASVVKSDIIRDELLFLAREEDKHRKIIEKMAERFQSGEGEPKKVEIDVMAEFKVIAEKMAEAIKKPDLNLDEVYEIAMEAELVSEKLYNELAGYAATEKTKTVLNMLADMERNHYTILKRQYDYITRYPDIYKEEFYDQLMKDINFNF, from the coding sequence ATGGAAGTAACCGATAGGGAAGTTTTTGAGATTGCCGCGAACGCGGAGATTAGGGCCAAAGAGGCCTACGAAAAGCTCGCTTCCGTCGTGAAGAGTGATATCATAAGGGACGAGCTGCTCTTTCTGGCAAGGGAGGAGGACAAGCACAGGAAGATAATTGAGAAGATGGCCGAACGCTTCCAGAGCGGGGAGGGCGAACCGAAGAAGGTGGAGATAGACGTCATGGCTGAGTTCAAGGTTATAGCGGAGAAGATGGCCGAGGCGATAAAGAAGCCCGACCTGAACCTCGACGAGGTTTACGAGATTGCCATGGAGGCTGAACTCGTGAGTGAGAAGCTGTACAACGAGCTCGCAGGCTACGCTGCCACCGAGAAGACGAAGACCGTACTCAACATGCTCGCTGACATGGAGAGGAACCACTACACCATACTCAAGAGGCAGTACGACTACATAACCCGCTACCCGGACATTTACAAGGAGGAGTTCTACGACCAGCTCATGAAGGACATAAACTTCAACTTCTGA
- a CDS encoding helix-turn-helix domain-containing protein, with product MPMKRIKFSIPLSLEYFNSFRDFLEAVEWGYGDTYFLIGNDVVKLVEVKFREGVNPEELLGELLEIPHVKDAKLIPKNDHHLLYVRADLLSAPIPENVFQLFEVQKRGVVVFEKGTFSPEGVYLYIVCEDELVGDVISTVKEVYGGKVVSVEDYTPEENPLLKLTGRQFEVLLLAYKSGYFDDPRRVTLRDLSQMLGLSPSTVKEHLRKGIKKVLEGVIE from the coding sequence ATGCCCATGAAGAGGATAAAGTTCTCCATCCCGCTGAGCCTCGAGTACTTCAACTCCTTCAGGGACTTTCTGGAGGCTGTGGAGTGGGGATACGGGGACACGTACTTCCTCATCGGGAACGACGTGGTGAAGCTGGTCGAGGTCAAGTTCAGGGAGGGCGTGAACCCCGAGGAACTCCTTGGGGAACTGCTCGAAATCCCCCACGTGAAGGACGCGAAGCTCATCCCGAAGAACGACCACCACCTCCTCTACGTGAGGGCAGACCTTCTAAGCGCTCCCATCCCCGAGAACGTCTTCCAGCTCTTCGAGGTGCAGAAGAGGGGGGTGGTGGTCTTCGAGAAGGGCACCTTCAGTCCTGAGGGGGTTTATCTCTACATCGTCTGCGAGGACGAGCTCGTTGGGGACGTCATCTCGACGGTGAAGGAAGTCTACGGGGGAAAAGTTGTGAGCGTCGAGGACTACACCCCGGAGGAGAACCCCCTCTTAAAGCTGACCGGAAGGCAGTTTGAGGTTCTCCTCCTGGCCTACAAGAGCGGCTACTTTGATGATCCAAGGCGCGTGACGCTGAGGGACCTCTCCCAGATGCTCGGCCTGAGCCCGTCAACGGTGAAGGAGCACCTGAGGAAGGGAATCAAAAAGGTTCTTGAGGGGGTTATTGAGTAG
- a CDS encoding putative toxin-antitoxin system toxin component, PIN family, whose amino-acid sequence MKGSEIISPSTNFNLCRDPDDNKWLEIAYEMGAGYILTWDNDLLSLRNEEKVVKLGNHTIKVFSPVEFYKEILTSKC is encoded by the coding sequence TTGAAGGGTTCTGAAATAATATCCCCCTCTACTAACTTCAACCTCTGCAGAGACCCTGACGACAACAAGTGGCTGGAAATAGCTTATGAAATGGGAGCAGGTTACATACTTACCTGGGATAACGACCTCCTGAGCCTTCGAAATGAAGAAAAGGTCGTGAAACTCGGGAATCATACGATCAAGGTTTTCAGTCCTGTGGAGTTCTATAAGGAGATCCTGACCTCAAAATGCTAA
- a CDS encoding putative toxin-antitoxin system toxin component, PIN family, translating to MKVVLDTNVVLAALIKPNGLSALLIKALDGERLINFTSEGALDELTLKIGLLAEKGRFRPAGKIF from the coding sequence ATGAAAGTCGTCCTCGACACAAACGTCGTGCTGGCGGCTCTGATAAAGCCCAATGGTTTATCCGCCCTCTTGATCAAGGCCCTGGATGGAGAGCGGCTCATCAACTTCACGAGTGAGGGTGCCCTCGACGAGCTTACTCTAAAAATTGGACTCTTAGCCGAAAAAGGAAGATTTCGTCCGGCTGGGAAGATATTTTAG